The following coding sequences are from one Dermacentor silvarum isolate Dsil-2018 chromosome 4, BIME_Dsil_1.4, whole genome shotgun sequence window:
- the LOC125944719 gene encoding histone-lysine N-methyltransferase SETMAR-like: protein MEKGEFRAVIKHFYLKHWTAAQIKAKLSEVHGDSAPSLKTIYYWINEFKRGRTSTQDEARPGRPVEVTTPEMVLKIHGIVMEDRRVKVREIADIVGISAERIHNILHEKLQMKKVCARWVPRLLTIDQRRMRADISNQCLSMLDRNRQDFWRRFVTVDETWIHHYTPESKQKSKQWTGPDEGAPKKAKTVCSAGKMMATVFWDLRGIIFVDYLQNSKTITGPYYATLLDQLKKELRTKRPGLARKKLLFYQDNAPPHRSLVAMAKLHELGFNVVPHLPYSPDLAPHVTSSSFQT, encoded by the coding sequence ATGGAAAAAGGTGAATTCAGAGCAGTGATCAAACATTTTTATTTAAAACACTGGACGGCTGCCCAAATTAAAGCCAAGTTGAGTGAAGTTCATGGAGACTCTGCACCATCACTGAAGACCATTTACTACTGGATAAATGAATTCAAACGTGGCCGAACTTCGACGCAAGATGAAGCACGTCCTGGGCGTCCAGTGGAGGTCACCACGCCAGAAATGGTGTTGAAAATTCATGGAATTGTCATGGAAGACCGCCGAGTGAAGGTACGTGAGATAGCTGATATTGTTGGCATCTCAGCAGAGAGAATTCACAATATTCTTCATGAGAAATTGCAGATGAAGAAGGTCTGTGCCCGTTGGGTGCCGCGACTGCTGACGATCGACCAAAGGCGCATGAGGGCAGACATTTCGAATCAGTGTTTATCGATGCTTGATCGCAATCGGCAGGACTTCTGGCGTCGATTTGTGACAGTTGATGAGACGTGGATACATCATTACACTCCAGAGTCTAAACAGAAGTCAAAGCAATGGACTGGGCCTGATGAAGGTGCCCCAAAAAAGGCAAAGACTGTTTGTTCAGCTGGAAAGATGATGGCGACTGTCTTTTGGGATTTACGAGGAATAATCTTTGTAGACTACTTACAAAATAGCAAAACGATAACTGGACCATATTATGCAACACTCCTAGATCAACTGAAAAAAGAATTGCGCACGAAACGACCTGGGTTGGCACGGAAAAAACTCCTATTTTACCAAGACAATGCTCCGCCCCACAGATCGCTTGTTGCAATGGCCAAATTGCACGAGTTAGGCTTCAATGTTGTGCCTCATCTGCCCTATTCTCCGGATTTGGCCCCCCATGTGACTTCTTCCTCTTTCCAAACCTGA
- the LOC119450231 gene encoding putative methyltransferase DDB_G0268948 isoform X1 has translation MSHLFKTFSHANIYAKFRPTAPQAFVEEVMKFVKVNISDFNLAVDVGCGPGISTTLLAPHFKEVHGYDVSEAQITEAKALNKFENVSFCVSPAEKIAEKHESVQLITVMQAVHWFDLDAFYKEVKRVLVPHGVLALGGYLIPKPVSKDQKRMDSIIQNEIYMGAIKKYWEPVRDIVDNMYRDIPPAFEDHVRIECIEECKVRTVADYVNYTKTWSAYQLLLKKKPLEAEELTHKLMSILMEDAGKVGEDPAKTNLEVKTRFFTILARKPGP, from the exons ATGAGTCATTTGTTTAAAACATTTAGCCATGCAAATATATACGCGAAATTTCGCCCCACTGCACCACAGGCTTTCGTCGAGGAAGTAATGAAATTTGTTAAAGTAAAC ATCTCTGATTTCAACCTTGCTGTAGATGTTGGCTGTGGCCCTGGCATAAGTACAACACTGCTGGCCCCACACTTCAAGGAAGTGCATGGCTATGACGTATCTGAAGCGCAAATCACCGAAGCAAAAGCATTAAACAAATTTGAAAATGTTTCCTTCTG TGTGTCACCAGCTGAGAAAATTGCTGAAAAGCATGAGTCTGTACAGCTGATTACAGTAATGCAGGCTGTTCATTGGTTTGACTTGGATGCATTCTACAAGGAAGTAAAAAGAGTCCTGGTGCCACATGGGGTGTTGGCACTTGGCGGTTACCTCATTCCAAAGCCTGTCAGCAAGGACCAGAAGAGGATGGACAGTATAATACAGAAT GAAATTTACATGGGAGCGATAAAGAAGTACTGGGAACCAGTTAGAGACATTGTCGACAACATGTACAGAGACATCCCACCGGCTTTTGAAGACCATGTTCG gataGAGTGCATCGAGGAGTGCAAGGTTAGAACTGTTGCAGATTATGTGAACTACACAAAGACATGGTCAGCATACCAGCTTTTACTCAAGAAGAAGCCTTTGGAAGCAGAAGAGCTGACTCACAAGCTGATGTCCAT ATTGATGGAAGATGCTGGCAAGGTTGGAGAAGATCCAGCAAAGACAAACCTTGAAGTGAAGACTCGGTTTTTTACAATTTTGGCGAGAAAGCCAGGACCCTGA
- the LOC119450231 gene encoding putative methyltransferase DDB_G0268948 isoform X2, with the protein MSHLFKTFSHANIYAKFRPTAPQAFVEEVMKFVKVNISDFNLAVDVGCGPGISTTLLAPHFKEVHGYDVSEAQITEAKALNKFENVSFCVSPAEKIAEKHESVQLITVMQAVHWFDLDAFYKEVKRVLVPHGVLALGGYLIPKPVSKDQKRMDSIIQNEIYMGAIKKYWEPVRDIVDNMYRDIPPAFEDHVRLMEDAGKVGEDPAKTNLEVKTRFFTILARKPGP; encoded by the exons ATGAGTCATTTGTTTAAAACATTTAGCCATGCAAATATATACGCGAAATTTCGCCCCACTGCACCACAGGCTTTCGTCGAGGAAGTAATGAAATTTGTTAAAGTAAAC ATCTCTGATTTCAACCTTGCTGTAGATGTTGGCTGTGGCCCTGGCATAAGTACAACACTGCTGGCCCCACACTTCAAGGAAGTGCATGGCTATGACGTATCTGAAGCGCAAATCACCGAAGCAAAAGCATTAAACAAATTTGAAAATGTTTCCTTCTG TGTGTCACCAGCTGAGAAAATTGCTGAAAAGCATGAGTCTGTACAGCTGATTACAGTAATGCAGGCTGTTCATTGGTTTGACTTGGATGCATTCTACAAGGAAGTAAAAAGAGTCCTGGTGCCACATGGGGTGTTGGCACTTGGCGGTTACCTCATTCCAAAGCCTGTCAGCAAGGACCAGAAGAGGATGGACAGTATAATACAGAAT GAAATTTACATGGGAGCGATAAAGAAGTACTGGGAACCAGTTAGAGACATTGTCGACAACATGTACAGAGACATCCCACCGGCTTTTGAAGACCATGTTCG ATTGATGGAAGATGCTGGCAAGGTTGGAGAAGATCCAGCAAAGACAAACCTTGAAGTGAAGACTCGGTTTTTTACAATTTTGGCGAGAAAGCCAGGACCCTGA